From a single Notolabrus celidotus isolate fNotCel1 chromosome 7, fNotCel1.pri, whole genome shotgun sequence genomic region:
- the casp3a gene encoding caspase-3a: MSANGEDSTDARRGDGQESEPPASVPGPMEVDAHPGSHSFRYSLKYPSIGQCIIINNKNFDRRTGMNQRNGTDVDAANAMKVFSKLGYKAKVYNDLTVEKMKQVLVSASKEDHSCYASFVCVLLSHGDEGVFFGTDGSVELKYLTSLFRGDRCKSLVGKPKLFFIQACRGTELDAGIEADSGDDGTTKIPVEADFLYAFSTAPGYYSWRNTMTGSWFMQSLCEMLSKYGRELELQHILTRVNHKVAVEFVSVSNSPGFDAKKQIPCIVSMLTKEMYFTP; the protein is encoded by the exons ATGTCGGCTAACGGAGAGGACTCAACAGATGCAAGAAGAGGCGATGGACAAGA GTCGGAGCCGCCTGCCTCTGTTCCTGGCCCGATGGAAGTCGATGCCCACCCCGGCTCCCACAGTTTCAGATACAGCCTGAAGTACCCCAGCATCGGCCAGtgcatcatcatcaacaacaagaaCTTTGACAGGAGAACAG GCATGAATCAACGAAATGGAACAGACGTGGATGCAGCCAACGCCATGAAAGTGTTTTCAAAGTTGGGTTATAAAGCGAAGGTTTACAACGACCTGACGGTGGAGAAAATGAAACAGGTTTTAGTTTCTG CGTCAAAGGAAGATCACAGCTGCTACGCctcatttgtttgtgttctgcTGAGTCATGGAGATGAGGGTGTGTTCTTCGGTACGGACGGCTCAGTGGAACTCAAATACCTGACATCACTTTTTCGTGGGGATCGCTGCAAATCACTGGTGGGGAAACCCAAACTCTTCTTCATCCAG GCTTGCAGAGGCACTGAGCTGGATGCAGGCATTGAAGCAGACAGTGGAGATGATGGCACTACTAAGATCCCTGTGGAAGCTGACTTCCTCTATGCCTTCTCCACGGCACCAG GCTACTACTCATGGAGGAACACTATGACCGGCTCCTGGTTCATGCAGTCGCTCTGTGAAATGCTCAGCAAATATGGCAGAGAGCTGGAGCTCCAGCACATCCTGACACGAGTCAACCACAAGGTGGCAGTAGAGTTTGTGTCTGTCTCCAATTCTCCAGGCTTTGATGCAAAGAAGCAGATCCCCTGTATTGTGTCAATGCTGACCAAAGAGATGTATTTTACTCCTTGA